AGACAGAATCTCTGCGTTGTGAACAGGTGTGTGGTGCTTTGCTGAACTGTGCAGAACACTGCTGTTCCCAGATTTGCCACCAGGGTCAGTGCCAACCCTGCCAGCTCCGTGTCCAGCAAGGTAAGGATGTCTGACAGGGGAGTGTATGTGTTGGAGGAGGAGGTATTCACCCTCCttagtgtttttcctgttttgttgcAATGCAGCCTAGAATTAAAATGAATTGTAATTAGGATTTAAGTggaatgaaaaaatacattgttgagagatagaaaaaaattgtgatagtataaaaacacaacactATATCTATAAAATCCGAGTAAAAGGAAAAGTTTACTTGTTGTAATTGCAGATCATAATGGCTCTACTAAGTATTGACTTTGGAGGGGTTTGGAAAaagatttctgttttttgtcttaactgttttttttttgttttttttgcactgtcaaAGTGGTAGGTGTGGTGTGTAAATTAAACCAACATCCATTTGATTGTCAGATTGTAATGCAAGACAGGAAAAACACCAAGAAAGGGTAATACTTTTGTAAGGCACCATGTGCTTAAGTGACTCACATGTAATTGATTCAGTTAAACCCATAAAGTGCAAGGTAATACAGTTATCAGTCTTGATACAGAATTTTGTAACGGCTATAAATCGTAactaatatatattttgtttagttATTAGACTGAGGAAACAAAGTAGGGACAAATTACTTAAATCATGATTCCATTTCTGTACGTGTTGAGCTACTAGATCCGTTGTCACAGCTCACAAATCGACTTGCCCCCTGTGTGCTCTGCAGTGTGCTTCTGTGGGGTGGTGCACAGGGAGGTGCCGTGTGGGACTGACCGTAACAGCTTTGATGGAACTGGATATTTCTCTTGCAACAAACAATGTGGGAAGTAAGTTCTATGGATCcgattaatatttttatttatttaatgattgatttatttattggcaAGGCTACCGGTTTGTCACTAAATGGTAAATCCAGCTACTTTAAGTTGCTCCCGTTGCTGGCTCTATTGAAAAGCACTGCCAGTACAATGAGACACTGAAGAAGCCTTAGATGAGCCCAGGATCACCATGCTAAGTGTCAGCTGTAGGAGCATAAAGACCCCAGCACTGGGCTATTGAGCAGtaaaactgtgttctctgaagcAATAGAGCTCCATCCCAAACTAATCAACATCAGTAGCtgtcctcacaaatgctcttttgactgagtgcaatcaaattctcacaggaATGCTCCAACATCAAGTGTAAAGCTCTCCCAAAAgattagaggctgttactgcagaaaaGGCAGGACAAAATCCCTATTAATACCTttggtgtctacaaacctttggacatgtAACTTGGGACCCTTGGATGCATAttacagtgccttgcaaaagtattcggcccccttgaacttttcaaccttttgccacatttcaggcttcaaacataaagatatgaaattgtaattttttgtgaagaatcaacaagtgggacacaatcgtgaacgtggaacgaaatttattggatattttaaactttttttagaaataaaaaactgaaaagtggggcgtgcaatattattcagccctttactttcagtgcagcaaactcactccagaagttcagtgaggatctctgaatgatccaatgttgacctaaaggACTGATGGTGATAAAAAGAAtacacctgtgtgtaatcaagtctccgtataaatgcacctgctctgtgatagtgtCAGTGTTCTGTTTAAAgtgcagagagcatcatgaagaccaaggaacacaccaggcaggtccgagatactgttgtggagaagtttaaagccggatttggatacaaaaagatttcccaagctttaaacatctcaaggagcactgtgcaagcgatcatattgaaatggaaggagtatcagaccactgcaaatctacccaGACCTGGCcatccctctaaactttcagcttaaacaaggagaagactgatcagagatgcagccaagaggcccatgatcactctggatgaactgcagagatctacagctgaggtgggagactttgtccataggacaacaaTCAGTCATACACTGCACAAGTCTGGCTgctatggaagagtggcaagaagaaagccatttctcaaagatatccataaaaagtctcgtttaaagtttgccacaagccacctgggagacacaccaaacatgtgctctggtcagatgaaaccaaaatcaaactttttggccacaatgcaaaatgtTATGTTTGGCATAAAAGCAAtgcagctcatcaccctgaacacaccatccccactgtcaaacgtggtggcagcatcatggtttgggcctgcttttcttcagcagggacagggaagatggttaatattgatgggaagatggatggagccaaatacaggaccattctggaagaaaacctgttggagtctggaaaagacctgagactgggacggagatttatcttccaacaagacaatgatccaaaacataaagcaaaatctacaatggaatggttcacaaataaacgtatccaggtgttagaatggccaagtcaaagtccagacctgaaaccaatcgagaatctgtggaaagagctgaaaactgctgttcacaaacaaCTCTCCATccctgagctcgagctgttttgcaaggaagaatgggcaaagatttcagtctctcgatgtgcacaACTGATATAGACATACCCCAAgcgacttgcagctgtaatcgcagcaaaaggtggcactacaaagtattaacacaAGGGGgtcgaataatattgcacgccccacttttcagttttttatttctaaaaaagtttaaaatatccaataaatttcgttccacttcacgattgtgtcccacttgttgttgattcttcacaaaaaaaattacaatttcatatcttcatgtctgaagcctgaaatgtagcaaaaggttgaaaagttaaagggggccgaatacttttgcaaggcactgtaaGTCTAGTCTCTGACTAAAAGGTCATGTTAATGGTGATTCACTATTGAAAACTTTCTTTAGTCTTGGCTTAAGCTTTTTCTAATATCTGGAAGAGACACTTCTTGCCTCTTGTACGTCTGAAACAAGTGAAATCAAACCCATAGTATTAAcctggtttttttttccctttctttccttctttttttagaTAGAATCAAGTTTAGAGATCATACTCATAGAAGAAGCTCCTTTGTCTGTATGGGCTGGAGTGTCCTCTTGTAGTCCTAGAGGGCTGGTGTTGGAGCAAGAAAATCACCAGACTCTTGGTATATGGTCTTTAGTTCTAAGATGACATTCTGGGTGTCTGTATCTCTAGGATGCTGGAGTGCCAGGCCCACCGTTGCCTGCAGACGTGCCACCCAGGTCAATGCCAGCCATGCCCTCTCTCACCCAAGCTTGTGCACAGCTGCCCCTGTGGACAGACAGCCCTAGCTAAGCTGCTGGAGCTCGGTTATCCAGAGAGAAGGGGCTGCACTGACGCCATACCCTCCTGTGGCAAAATCTGCAGCAAACCACTGCCTTGTGGTGACGCTTGtgagtgtttgtatgtatgtgtatgtgtttgaaaAGCTCCTAGGACAAAGTGAACTCGAGTGCTTTGGGGCATTACAAAGCTAACACTGGATTTTGGGAAAAATGGATTGCATAAGGGATAAGAGATGTCTGCCATTGGGAAGCTTCATCCATTCCAATCTATTCATTTCCTAAGGATTTACAAATGTAACAGAGCCTGTTAGGGGCTGCAGATGCAACAGATTTTGCAAGGGAACGTAAAACTGTGAGGGAATAGAAAACTATTATAAGGAAATGctaaattatttcaaaaagatacaaaatgattttaaatatgacagtcattgcatattttacttttatttaattattagttttatttattttattttattattattttatttgcaatGGCACTTAAGGGTTTCAGCACTatatacattttgaaatgtgcCCCTATATtgctgtgtaaataaaagaGAACATATCCATATTAAAATTGCAAGGGGGTAATGATGTCGTGCTAGAGCATGTCTTACAATGTATCAGTTTATTATGTCTtttatttccttctctctttcagaTACGGTCCATCTGTGTGATAAGCTTTGCCACGAGGACAGCTGTGGCCCCTGCTCTCTCACCTCCACTATTAAATGCAGATGTGGCAGCAAGACTAAGGTTAGTCAGTCAGTACGTTAACATGACTAGCAGGTGGTAATAATTTGCCTTATAGAATTACAAATCCACAGAACTACATATCCCATAATGAAtaaacattctttttttctgtctcagagGGTTCCATGTGTTGTAATTCAGAGGGAAGGTGaggaatgatttttttttttttttttttttgtacttttgatGCTACTAAAGTGTCTTCTTTAGCAGCAATAATGTTGCATTCTCTTGTTCTTGTTAATAATGTTTGTTTCTTCTGTCTGCAGAAGAGTTGATGTTTACCTGTGAGAAGCGGTGCAGTAAGAAGCGTTCCTGTGGCAGGCATAAATGTGGAGAGCTGTGCTGTGTGGTAGGCAAACCATTCAGGAATCATTATAATATACATCAATTATTTTAGCAGAATTCCTTAAACTGcatttgttctttctctctgtctctctcacatacaccaGGATATTGAGcataaatgcacatttatttgTGGCTACAAACTCAACTGTGGTCAACACCGGTGCCAGGAGATTTGTCATCGTGGAAACTGCCAGCCCTGCTGGCAGACAAGTGAGTGTTTGACCCCCATAACGGCGTCAGTGCCCCCCCCAGGACTTTTCTCTAGGCATATACTTATGGACATGTGGTTTTGAACGGAAAAAAATGCTCACATTCTGTGATTTGTTTACCCCATAGGCTTTGATGAGTTGGCCTGCTATTGTGGTGAGACAGTGATGTATCCACCTGTTCCGTGTGGCACCAAACCACCTGAGTGCAAAAACCCGTGCACCCGACAGCACAACTGTGATCACCCAGGTACACCCACCAGTGACTCTTATCACTCAGGGCTTCAGTGAGTTAATGTCTCTTCCTGGAGAAATGGGGGGAAATGGCAGAGCTGATCATTACAGTTTTTGTTGAGTATTAATAAACTTATCACAACGTTAGCTTAAAAGCACACCCCTCATTCTCTTGTAACCAGTTACAGCTGCTTCAAAATGCTAGCTGGTGCATGGTTGTGTGGTGTTcttcagaaaacacacaaaaggaTATTTTATCAGTTGTTccttaggttctgcagtttttTGCAGGAATGACAAGATCTAAGCCACTCTCTATATAATATTAACCCATAACAAACATGCTACTTCACTTTGAAAAGCTAGATGTTCCCCAACTTGACAGGCTTGTGTGTATGTAATAGGAGTAATAATCTTGAACTTGAACACTTCTCCTGCAGTATTCCACTCCTGCCACAGTGATGAGAGATGCCCCCCCTGTACCTACCTCACTAAGAAATGGTGCATGGGTAACCATGAGGTAACAGAGCACCTATCTGATTCATCCTTTCATAAACATGATGTAAATTTCATACAATgttgtttctttacagtgcacaCTTCGTAGTCCACTCTGGACACAAAAAACTGACCTAGATTTCGAGAGCTTTGTATGGGATTTTAAAAAagagtctgtaattgtaataaAAGGATATTGCCAGTTCTTACCCCTGccactttgttttaaaaatgaagagaTCAAGAGTCTAATAAACAGCCTCTTCTTTGTgactttcatttctctctctctctctctctctctctctctctctctctcgctctctcgctctctcgctctctctctctcgctctctcgctctctcgctctctctctcgctcgttctTCCTCACCATTCTTTCCCTACAGCAAAGAAGTAATATCCCATGCCACCTTCAAGACATCTCCTGTGGTTTGTTGTGCAATAAGCCGTTGCCTTGTGGCTTCCATCGCTGTAAGAGGATATGCCATCGTGGGGAATGCGATGCAGAGGGAGAGTGTAAGCAGCCTTGTCTTCATCCCAGGCCTGAATGTGGGCATCCATGTAAAGCCCCATGTCACCCTGGCACCACCTGCCCGCACACCACCTGCACTGCAAAGGTACACCTACTTTTGCACATCTGAATCTTCTGACTGTTAGCACTCAGTGATTAAAGAAAGGTGCTTATTATTCACTGTCAGTATTAGGGAGGCTACTGTATGTGTCAACCTGTCATTGTGTCAAGGAATACCTGCTgtttttttagaaatgtttttttttttttttttaaataaaaaaaatattattcatattatatttttatattattttattattttcatgtgGCAGTTTTTTGCTTCATTGCCAAcagcttgtttattttttaggaGAGAATGTATTTCTGTGTCAGGGTTACCAGGGTAAacataaagcattttttttattactaggTCTCAATGCAGTGTGATTGTGGCTGCAGAAAGGAGACCATGCCCTGCATGGAGGCAGCCAGTTCTTACCAGAGGTCAGTAGAACCATTAGCCCATATATTCTCACTGCTCAGACACTGAGCCTTTTTTAAACAGGACACTTAAATATAGTGATGGGCAATGTGGCAAAAATGTCATTCAGTAAATTCTTACCATACATGATATCACAATGTAATTTTTCTGAtattttgaaacaaaaaaaatcagtagtGCCACATATTAATGTTTACACTTTCCGATTAAACATGACATTCTCTTTATAATGTACATACAGTACAAATGATATCTGTGATATGCTCAAAAAAGCTTGTTGTTATTGTGACCTAATTTGTAAATTATTTGTTCatgataaatattgttatattgctATGCTGTACTTCAAGGACCCAAAAAGACAACACTACATCAGCAGAGTAACATTTAACAGGATCTGTTATACCATTCATGGCACAGTCATAGTGTCTCGTGACTAAATCTGAGTGTTAATAATCTCTGACTGGGACTACAAAATGGTAATATGACCACTGcagtgaaaatgaaacagaagcaCTTGTAAGTGTATCAAAAGATGAATTTACTCTTTTTGTTTGGCCAGCAGATATGCAGCAATTGCCGTGGCGAGTAAACTGTCAGATATGCAGCTGGGAGAGTCTGTTGACATCGCTCAGCTCACCAAGAAGGAGCAGACACAGGCCAAGTAGTAGATGGATTCTATAGCAGAATAGCCaagatgtttatttgttttattgatggtatttgtatttgtgtagCATGTATTTCCTGCCACTTTTATAAATCTCTCATGTTGTGTAAGATTGATGCAATATTTTCTGTGGACAGGAGGGGGCAGCCAAATGACTATTATTGCACCTCACTCATTGAAGACTTCTAAGCCTTTTGCCTTCTGTATTTTACAGGTTGGAATGTGATCAAGAGTGTGCCACACTAGAGAGAAATCGGTGAGATTAGTGCTAGTGTGTTTTTCAGGTTCACTCATTAGGGTTTAATTTGtgaattttttgtttgtttgtttgttacaCAAAGTATTACACTGTTAATTAATTGTGTTGTAATCAGATTATTATATTAGTGGGGAGTTCATGTGTCTCGATATGGTCAGTTTTTCAGAAACATTCATGGTTTCTTGTGTTTTGTTGCAGGCGTCTGGCTGAAGCGCTGCAGGTCGATCTGTCCGCTGACCCATTTAACACCAAATCCTCCTCGTGCAAATACAGTGACTCTCTAAAAGAGGATGCCAGGTTTGTTCAACATTCTCCCTTTTATTAGGGGAACAATGTTATGTGCGGTCTAAAAACCAATGTTGTTTTAAAACTGACAGGGATTTATAAGgttttaaaatctaaatttacagtgtgttgtgttggtaccTTCCAGTGGAAAGAATATTGACTATGTAATTATCTTTGTAAATTAAGCTTAATAAATGACAGTGTGTACAATGCTTAAAGGTAACTGAGTTAATCCTGAAGCCTTCTGAAAGTCCAAAACAACTTTCGGTGAAAAATGTTGCTCTTCCTCTGCAGAAAAGAATTCAAGTTCGTCAGTGAGGTGGAGGAAGAGATCAGGAATCTGGTTGAATTAGCAAACAAGGTAGTAAACATTAATCACCAGTGAGACTTTCTGAAATTTTGCTACAGCTGTTTACATTGCAGAATGTAGTGAGTGTGTTTTGttcttctgtgtttgtgtatgttctCTAGGGCAAACAGCCAAAGAGGAGTCACTGTTTCCCACCCATGAAGCGCGAGCAGCGGCGAATCATCCACGAGCTGGCAGAGGTGTATGGCGTGGAGAGCGTCAGCTATGACAGTGAACCCAAACGTAACGTAGTCATTACAGCCATCAGGTCAGCAAAGAACTTTTCATTGGAGCATGACTGGATTTTTACGATCATTCTTACGACTTAATTACGTTATACCATAAGACTTTTGAAATCatatttccagtttttttttttctttcagtgaaaTGAAAGGCACAGTAAGCTGTTGCTGCTCAAACATCATTTGTTGAAATAAATTATTGAGTATCAAATTAGCTGATGGGCCTGTGGGTCACCACTCTAGACTAGGCACAGTTGGACGGCTGTTGGGTAGAATATTATGGCCTAATTTTAGCACTTGCATTCCTGAATAATAACATGGATTTGTTATATGGCCAGTATAAAACATTGACTTGAATTGATTGACTCTGTAATTGCGTCTGGAAGCTGACATGCATGGCATTAGTATACTGTAtgtgatttaaaaaatttttaacATTGCTCTCTCCATTATGTGCACATTCATTGACTTTAGTGGAaatgtgtagaaccatttgtattgccatttttcttttgttgagATTAGCTAGACAGATGAATATAGAGATGAGATTCAGAtatactgtaaacaattctgtgCTGTGTTCTGAAAAttagtggggttttttttgtttgttttttttttttctctacaggGGGAAATCTATGTGCCCTAACTCCACTCTGATTGCACTGATTGAGCGAGAGACCGCTGCCAGGGCCCCACCACCCATTGCCCATATCAAGCAATACAACAGCAAGTAAGTCACAATATCATATTTGTGTTAGTGAAATCTTTGGTCAAATTATTGCATGACTCTTGATTATTACATAACAGATATTGTCACTGTTCTAACAGATCATCTGTGAAAAAGTAGTTTAAAGAGCCCTCGTCCTCCATtgttcttgcattttatttttgtccccGAGGTtccctttaatttttttttgtgccaGTGATTCATCTATGATCATTTTCCAgtctttctttatcccttagccttaagcaggctttttttttgttactgtaccttttaatactgatctatgtaaatgatctccattctgattggctgccttgaatttttcaaaattgaatttttttcaaaaagtggACCAGGCTGAAACTCTCCTTATAATTTCATTATAAATGGgtcagagctaaactgctgtaggctgtgttgctttttgtttgtatcataaaattaattatttcaaaaagaACTGGTTTTACAGCTAAGgttatgtatgtattattccaccaaattagttcaaagtCAGAGGAGAAAACACCTTtcggacttttaactgacttggactttagactaaaatcctttgaGTGACTCTGTACcttcattatgtttattttattataacaaataaatgaacattctatcttgtcactaccaaaacagtcaaaaCACTACAAAAGCTTTCCCTGATGTTTAGGAGTGACTGTTGGTGATAGTTATAACTCATTTTGAACTCAGAATGGCTAGCGAACACAGCTTGCACAGTAAAAACAGTTgtgcacacataaaatcataatatttttcattaaaacacaaaagaagtTTATATAACTGAACATGTGACaatgtgtttcggtagtgacggTTCTTAAGGTctcacactgattttcagtctGGGCCTTGTTTACTTCAAAGCGATAGGATCTAACTGTTaatcatgtggccatgagggacagggatgcagtctctcttcctgctctaaaatgcaggggcgtgtCTCCAcgtatggactaaaactctttgtggTGTAGTAGCGCCATGAAAACATGGGAGAgcatttttcaaatataaaaatgaaactcacgataaaagaaataaataaaagaaatcaattcaaaataaaaaaaacaaagtattcTAAGTTAATTAGTTAACTAAGTTAATTAACTAAGTTAATCTAGttaattaaatttttatatattttactgtgGAACCGGAGAACAAATGGTAGAATGGTTCATATATTGACTGAACGGACTGGGGAGTGAGTATGTTTGAAACTTTAGCTGTGTTTATGTTGTACATCATTTATTTCAAAGTATTGTTTTATCCTTCTATAAtgtacattaataaaataagattttaGATCAGTTAGTGTTTAACCATTTTAGCGGTCTTCTCACAATAAAATGgaactaaaatgtttttaaaattagtttCTGATGTTCTATGTTGTAATTTTGATTAAATGTATTACTTGTTTGTTTCAGGGCTGATGGTAGCAGTGCCTGGGGGAAGCATAGTAGAGAAGAGGCTGTAGATTATTTTGATGTTCAGGATTGATTAAAGTTGCTGTACTAGTCACTGTAAACAGATCAAATAAAACTGAGCACATGGTGAGTTGGAAATCTGCATCGTCTTTAAAAGGCTTATGATCTGAGGTATTTCTGTACTGTATCCACACACTTGTTTTGGACAGATGTACATTTGTGGGTTGTACATATACAGAAGCAGCACAGTGTGCAGaatagtgttgtcttctcaaaTAAATCTGTGCCTTACAGCTTAACTGGTGACATTGCAGTGGTCTTGAACTTGGATCACATGTTCCAGTGTTGGACACAGGGTGGCACTGACGCAACTCACTACAGAGGATGGTGGTTAATCCCATGTGTCTCCAACCCTGCTTCTGCAGCACCATCATTATATAGAGATTAGTTCTAACTCCAATGAAACATATTGGAAGTGCCGTCGTGTAGCATCAGAAAATGTTTcatcacagtgaaataacacatcAAACTGTTCTCTGCTTTAGGATTAAGATGGGTTCTAGAATGCGCTGGAGATGTACTTAGCTGGTCTGCATTTACATATTCATGACACTGCAGTGAAACAGTGAGTGCGCTGGATTAACCTAACACTGTCTGTTTGCATTTGTGGAATCTTTATCCTTTGCTTAGTCTGTGACACACTATGCGGACCATCGTAGCAAATGTTTTCCTCAAGTATTTGAGGCTCCGTTTTGTGCATTGGCTGGCTATGCGGtttatgaacatgcatcatgtgtATTGACTGAGAACAACCCTTGTTGGAATTTTGCCTTAGTCTCTTCTGAGCCAGTGCCACCAAATTTGGTCAGATGTTTCAGGTTGTTTGCTTTCAGGTATTTTATTACTTAACATGTATCGAGCTACAGCTGGAAACAGCTCAGGTTGTTTTTCGTTTCTGCAAATATTCTCCCTTAAAGTCTCCCAAATTATATGGAAACATTTTTCTAGTGTATGTTTTATGGCAAAACGTGTACAAAGGACACAGATTCCACAGATTCCAAAAGGTTAGCGTCTATTTGCATTGGGCCTGAACTGATTTCAGAAGCACTGGTTTGTTGAATGTACGAAGACCCAATTACTGGGAAACTGGTCTCTGCTGGGATTCACTGTCCAGATACAATGTGGCCCTTTAAAACAATTTAATACCTAAAGAATACGGCATACAGTGCCAAAGAAAATAAGCAAAGAGGTTGTGTTGGGGGGTGTGGTGTATGTTGGGTTTTGTACTGTATATGTTAGTTTAGTTTCAAGTTACTTTGCAAGAGTGACTCAACTTTTGTTTCCATGTATAAAAAGCAGTATTGTAGTCAAGATCACTAGACGTGAATCTGACTCAAGAACAAGACCTGGGGACATTCCACAAAGTAGGATTTCTGAGTTTAGCTAGAAAACTTAACTTCAAAGTTAATCCTGTCTAATAGAAAAGGGCTGAGGGACATTCCCATTAGACAGTCCTCGTCTTTGGGCTTAATTTATCAGGCTAACTAAGAATTTCTGCTTTGTGGAATTAGAGCAGAGTCAGGACCAAGTATAACAGTAATATGTAATAAGTAATATTAATTGtaacattgtattgtattgctaTTATATTACTTTTGGAAGTAAATGATAATGAGGTTATTTTCTGTCCCTTCTATAAAACTAATACAGAATCACAAAATTCAACagaatataaaccaaacaacatagtcatttttgttattacatgaaagccaaaaaagtaaataaataacattctCATCAGCCCTCAGGAGACGGTTGAATTTTGGAACATCAACAAACAAGTAATAGCCAGTTAAGCCATCAACCAGCCAAGAAcagaatttatttaaatgtgtaaagAAAGACTTGTGTTCTGTTCGAAAGGTTTGATGTTCAGTAATTTAGTTCAGTTTCCAGACTAGGCCAGGCAGTCAGCTGGTCTCCAGAACTAAACTTAACATCATTTTGTTTCAAGGTAAAGACAGTTTGCTTACACTCTCGGTACTGGACTCGGGTACTATGATGCTAATAAAAGAGATTGATTGATTCATTTGTGGTTTACCTAATGTACAGTGCTGGGGGAAAggtatttcttctctttttgcgTATTTGTCACACTTTAGTGTTTCTGATCATCTACCTA
This window of the Pygocentrus nattereri isolate fPygNat1 chromosome 2, fPygNat1.pri, whole genome shotgun sequence genome carries:
- the nfx1 gene encoding transcriptional repressor NF-X1 isoform X1 codes for the protein MAEASVTDTFNLSAASAPSDPESAAGRPSQPASRRGRPRPAHNHRWGGRDRPHLRSGHSNPVSYAKEPQESHDSAAVPYDNISTRHDVRGGRGRGRRINGDNNHNNERWKQGPRWSRAGNDNGHSGWEHQSNQGQQPSTPTAYRPTNMENQQRPHRGTYMLESQEDQRDNWPKRSRRGRGERVREPLSKDKETNQESCAAAEDSIADQASVEHLEPEHEQRNQNRWRGGGGGGGGGRQPHLRKKGPAIRPSDHSNWRERETPHKGEEEGEQREEESRGGKLEAFQRGGSGRDQGKKPRMQEQRRGGGAERRTGPLKQLEVPKSKETHTGCLIEQLTEEKYECMVCCDVIRVMAPVWSCQSCFHVFHLNCIKKWARSPASQADDGGEGWRCPACQNVAFKAPTSYTCFCGKVTNPEYQRSEIPHSCGDMCGKKRTGRDCNHPCNILCHPGPCPQCPAFVTKSCICGRTSKQVRCSQTESLRCEQVCGALLNCAEHCCSQICHQGQCQPCQLRVQQVCFCGVVHREVPCGTDRNSFDGTGYFSCNKQCGKMLECQAHRCLQTCHPGQCQPCPLSPKLVHSCPCGQTALAKLLELGYPERRGCTDAIPSCGKICSKPLPCGDAYTVHLCDKLCHEDSCGPCSLTSTIKCRCGSKTKRVPCVVIQREEELMFTCEKRCSKKRSCGRHKCGELCCVDIEHKCTFICGYKLNCGQHRCQEICHRGNCQPCWQTSFDELACYCGETVMYPPVPCGTKPPECKNPCTRQHNCDHPVFHSCHSDERCPPCTYLTKKWCMGNHEQRSNIPCHLQDISCGLLCNKPLPCGFHRCKRICHRGECDAEGECKQPCLHPRPECGHPCKAPCHPGTTCPHTTCTAKVSMQCDCGCRKETMPCMEAASSYQSRYAAIAVASKLSDMQLGESVDIAQLTKKEQTQAKLECDQECATLERNRRLAEALQVDLSADPFNTKSSSCKYSDSLKEDARKEFKFVSEVEEEIRNLVELANKGKQPKRSHCFPPMKREQRRIIHELAEVYGVESVSYDSEPKRNVVITAIRGKSMCPNSTLIALIERETAARAPPPIAHIKQYNSKADGSSAWGKHSREEAVDYFDVQD